One Apis cerana isolate GH-2021 linkage group LG15, AcerK_1.0, whole genome shotgun sequence DNA window includes the following coding sequences:
- the LOC107996615 gene encoding uncharacterized protein LOC107996615 isoform X1 — protein MCSNSTTVLLKKRERTQNWIPEEKNALFSLIKGHVNAIENKKIDAAASAMKMLAWQQIHRAFRGIFSTDRDITRMREQWRRMKSQARMEMYTFAEKMKTLGPEEAAKCRPSDLSIEVWKLMEKTKKNDGDKDRSDENGRRSPENLTSLQAILNKLTATTPEMTTVNEIKVDADSDEYNTEEDSSQSEVLKEKPGVSQKKRLRISEEEPIDLPEQGFNSMDTMICDVEDGVSTSYMKERNSRFNNEQDESIQGRMWMFEMAQREHELKLRMLNIALEKVELQKQTAINELKTSEIKRQLVENQAAEYYSQVRMVGERGSGAGKGGGGGGSIREAGGSFGKMEAAHEDQYFYNLQKQQLQKLKEDLHDEISFHEEQIKRHQEAINRHKKRITDMDKK, from the exons atgtGTTCGAATTCGACGACTGTGCTACTGAAAAAACGCGAAAGGACACAAAACTGGATCCCTGAGGAGAAAAACGCCTTATTCTCGTTAATTAAGGGACACGTGAATGCAATCGAAAACAAAAAGATCGACGCGGCCGCGTCCGCGATGAAAATGTTAGCCTGGCAACAGATTCACCGTGCCTTTCGCGGAATATTCTCCACAGACAGGGATATCACCAGAATGAGAGAACAATGGAGAAGAATGAAGTCGCAGGCGAGGATGGAGATGTATACTTTTGCGGAAAAG ATGAAAACCTTGGGGCCGGAAGAAGCGGCCAAATGTCGCCCATCAGATCTTTCCATCGAGGTATGGAAATTgatggaaaaaacaaaaaaaaacgacgGCGACAAGGATCGTTCAGACGAAAACGGTCGGAGAAGTCCAGAAAATTTGACGAGTTTGCAGGCAATTCTGAACAAGCTGACGGCCACCACGCCGGAAATGACTACGGTGAACGAAATTAAAGTTGATGCGGATAGCGACGAGTACAATACAGAGGAGGACAGCAGTCAGAGTGAAGTTCTTAAGGAAAAACCAGGTGTCTCGCAAAAAAAACGATTACGGATTTCTGAGGAGGAGCCGATAGATTTGCCTGAACAAGGATTCAATTCTATGGATACTATGATTTGCGATg tagaaGATGGTGTATCTACCTCTTACATGAAGGAAAGAAACAGTAGGTTTAATAATGAACAAGATGAATCTATTCAAGGAAGAATGTGGATGTTCGAAATGGCTCAGAGAGAACATGAGTTGAAGCTAAGAATGTTAAATATTGCTTTAGAAAAGGTAGAGTTGCAGAAACAGACTGCGATCAACGAGTTGAAAACTTCGGAGATCAAGAGACAGCTTGTAGAGAATCAAGCTGCTGAATATTATAG CCAAGTAAGAATGGTTGGAGAACGTGGATCTGGAGCAGGTAAaggaggtggtggtggtggttccATTCGTGAAGCTGGAGGATCTTTTGGAAAAATGGAAGCTGCTCATGAAgatcaatatttctataatctg caAAAGCAACAACTACAAAAACTTAAAGAAGACCTTCacgatgaaatttctttccatGAAGAACAAATTAAACGTCATCAAGAAGCCATAAACcgtcataaaaaaagaatcacagATAtggataagaaataa
- the LOC107996615 gene encoding uncharacterized protein LOC107996615 isoform X2 gives MCSNSTTVLLKKRERTQNWIPEEKNALFSLIKGHVNAIENKKIDAAASAMKMLAWQQIHRAFRGIFSTDRDITRMREQWRRMKSQARMEMYTFAEKMKTLGPEEAAKCRPSDLSIEVWKLMEKTKKNDGDKDRSDENGRRSPENLTSLQAILNKLTATTPEMTTVNEIKVDADSDEYNTEEDSSQSEVLKEKPGVSQKKRLRISEEEPIDLPEQGFNSMDTMICDEDGVSTSYMKERNSRFNNEQDESIQGRMWMFEMAQREHELKLRMLNIALEKVELQKQTAINELKTSEIKRQLVENQAAEYYSQVRMVGERGSGAGKGGGGGGSIREAGGSFGKMEAAHEDQYFYNLQKQQLQKLKEDLHDEISFHEEQIKRHQEAINRHKKRITDMDKK, from the exons atgtGTTCGAATTCGACGACTGTGCTACTGAAAAAACGCGAAAGGACACAAAACTGGATCCCTGAGGAGAAAAACGCCTTATTCTCGTTAATTAAGGGACACGTGAATGCAATCGAAAACAAAAAGATCGACGCGGCCGCGTCCGCGATGAAAATGTTAGCCTGGCAACAGATTCACCGTGCCTTTCGCGGAATATTCTCCACAGACAGGGATATCACCAGAATGAGAGAACAATGGAGAAGAATGAAGTCGCAGGCGAGGATGGAGATGTATACTTTTGCGGAAAAG ATGAAAACCTTGGGGCCGGAAGAAGCGGCCAAATGTCGCCCATCAGATCTTTCCATCGAGGTATGGAAATTgatggaaaaaacaaaaaaaaacgacgGCGACAAGGATCGTTCAGACGAAAACGGTCGGAGAAGTCCAGAAAATTTGACGAGTTTGCAGGCAATTCTGAACAAGCTGACGGCCACCACGCCGGAAATGACTACGGTGAACGAAATTAAAGTTGATGCGGATAGCGACGAGTACAATACAGAGGAGGACAGCAGTCAGAGTGAAGTTCTTAAGGAAAAACCAGGTGTCTCGCAAAAAAAACGATTACGGATTTCTGAGGAGGAGCCGATAGATTTGCCTGAACAAGGATTCAATTCTATGGATACTATGATTTGCGATg aaGATGGTGTATCTACCTCTTACATGAAGGAAAGAAACAGTAGGTTTAATAATGAACAAGATGAATCTATTCAAGGAAGAATGTGGATGTTCGAAATGGCTCAGAGAGAACATGAGTTGAAGCTAAGAATGTTAAATATTGCTTTAGAAAAGGTAGAGTTGCAGAAACAGACTGCGATCAACGAGTTGAAAACTTCGGAGATCAAGAGACAGCTTGTAGAGAATCAAGCTGCTGAATATTATAG CCAAGTAAGAATGGTTGGAGAACGTGGATCTGGAGCAGGTAAaggaggtggtggtggtggttccATTCGTGAAGCTGGAGGATCTTTTGGAAAAATGGAAGCTGCTCATGAAgatcaatatttctataatctg caAAAGCAACAACTACAAAAACTTAAAGAAGACCTTCacgatgaaatttctttccatGAAGAACAAATTAAACGTCATCAAGAAGCCATAAACcgtcataaaaaaagaatcacagATAtggataagaaataa
- the LOC133667376 gene encoding uncharacterized protein LOC133667376: MFRHCIRKFSSEVIKINSRYFTRKYSDSNKNKTSNDDIAFEAEYYYKQDKELLEMLKQKMQEEVKCMQDEVTSMQNKIDEYNRTINENLRFLKGLEKDISASDKK; the protein is encoded by the exons atgtttCGACATTGTATACGAAAATTTTCGTCCGAAGTAATCAAGATTaa TTCCAGATATTTTACAAGAAAGTACAgtgattctaataaaaataaaacttcaaatGATGATATTGCATTTGAAGctgaatattattacaaacag gataaagaattattagaaatgttaaaacaaaaaatgcaaGAAGAAGTAAAATGTATGCAAGATGAAGTTACGtcgatgcaaaataaaattgacgaATATAATCGTActattaatgaaaatcttcgatttttaaaaggtctcgaaaaagatatttcggctagtgataaaaaataa